The window taaatatataaaaggaaaaaaatataatgaaggAATTTCTTGtgtaaaacatgtttcagcCTGATGTTGGTAGCTTAATATTAATTGATTGGATGTGTAAAGATTTACAGAgcgctaaaagaaaaaaaaatatctggtaTTTATTCAGTGAGGTGTAATTGCATCCTGATCCGTTTGTTTCTAGTGGCATTTTTATACAATAACAGCTCGTTTGTCATGTTTGACTCCGTTTACAAACCGTCTGTCCTTTGTTAGTCAATGTAAGCTGTGTTGAGTGTGCACGTTTTCTACCGCTGTTAGGCATCTCATGTGGCAAACCGAAAAATATAAATGACTGTTTTAAGAGGGAAAAGACTTTTGTAATTCTCTTCCAACTTTTGTAACTTCCCTTTACCAATCCATACTGTTGAAGGTACTGTTGTGATTTTTACAGTGTGGCAACTAGATATGAATTAAAGTTATTTCTAAAAACTgcttgtttttctatttttccttcttttggtTAGGTTTGATGCAGATGTACTGAGGTTTTATAGTTCAGATTAATCTTTAATTGATTTTGACAAAAGCATACATGGCATGGACTGGTGATGGAAGTTGTGTGTACTTTTTTTACATGTGGAAAGctaaaaaggaaggaaagaacaGAGACACGAGGAATAACAGAAGGAGGTCATAAGTCCACCAAATGAATGAAGGATAGAAGTGAGAGATGGGTAAGAAAGGAATATGAGCAAAAGAGGGAAGAAAGAGTATATGATGAAGAAGTAAAGGAATGACACAAGGAGGAAAGAACAACTTTATCCATACTGTGAGGGAACATTGTGTAATCAATAGTGGTGTGACCTCTACCTCTAATACAGCTCCAGAACTTGAGATGAGAAAACATATTCAACCACCTTTGACATAGTTGATTTTCTTAACttcaaagacacacacacacacacactgttgtttcaaaatatgttttttttatgattgcACAACCCATTTCTGAGCTTTTAAATTAAGGCTTCAGACAGTTTCAGGGTGCCGCATTTGTAAAGAAAGGATGTAAAAACTAGCTACATAAACTCTCAGTAGTACAACAAGCTTGCATAATATTTGATTGTCTCGTTGGAGCGAGAAAAGATCTTCTCGCCCGTTGGCAAAAATTGCGCATTCCAGGAAAGAAAACGGAAATTTTACAGTATATGAAGGCTTTCATTTCAACAGATTTAGCATTTGATAGTGATTCACAAACAAaagtccttttaaaaaaaaaaaaaactcatttccTTCAAACCTAAAAACCTTACATGTAATATTTAAGGATTAGAGTAGCTTCCTGGCAATATGATGCCATTAACAACAGATTGCTAGCTAAGTCGGAGCCCTAGttggagttttttgttttgttttgtttttttgctgtaacCATCATGTCCCTCTTGAAGAACCAACACCACACTGCTCAAAATGAAGGAATAAAGCGATTAATGACTAAAATGTCTTGTAGTGAAATTAACTTACCATTTTGGGGAAAGGTTAAAGGACAATACCACAttagagaaacagaaaatctaCAAATATTGAAAGTATGAACCACAAATAAATCACAGTTTggatttctattgtttttttaagtattttatgatacaaaaaaaaaacctttttaagcTATACTTCTCTACAACAGACAGGCAGTCCAACATCTGGATGATGACCCTCCAGATGTACATGAATTCTTAGACGCCTTCTGCTCGGTTTCTTTATTCTTACTGCTTTTAATTAATTACTTCTGATTTCAGATATGGAAATAACTTTCATCACATACAGACACgaacaaaattaaaaaggaaaagttgtaaaaaattatgataTACAGTGGACCCCCAACTATTCGTGGTTCAGTATTTGCTGAAAACTGTAGATGTTGGCCTCTGTAGTAGTGCTAggatggtttccactgtgcacagtaatgcatattaaggtatattttgtgtttgaactgttaaaaAAGGCAGTTATAAGTGTTTCTGAGTATTCGCCGGCAGAAAACATCCTTGAATACCGGGGAGAGGGGCGGGAGGTCCACTGTATGCCCTTTAATGCTCTCAATAGACACAAGTAGGAGAATAAGAAATCCTAGCATCTACTGGCCACTACTGGTAGAGCAATTTAAGGCACTGCCTCTTTAATTTTCTTGTGTGACAGTCTCTAGCATTACATTTTCCTTCTGGAGTTAGACTAGAAAGAGGCagaaatctggaacaaattGTCTACTGAGCATAACAATGCTACTGTTTAAATCCTGCCCATGGGCTCTCTGACGCGATCCCTCTGCTCATTCTGCTGATGCCAGCCAGCTTGACCTTGGCACGGGACGTCCACCTCACTGCAGCTGCTGGGTCATTGGAGTCCGTCAGGTTGGCATAGCGAGAGGAGTCCTCCTCAAACCCCTGGCCACCCCATGAAGGAATTTCCAAGGGAACGCTTAAGGAGTCGGGAGGAAGGGACAATGCCGACTCCCCGTTCTGACCGTTCTCAATGAGGGCTTCATCAGGCACAATCTCAGAAACAATTGCCAGCCGTGGAGGCTCCCAGCCCTCCATCTTCTCCAGTTTTTTGGCAGGCGAGATTTGCCTCATCGTCATCGTAACATTGTCCCAGAAACAGTGCCCCTTTTCCGGCTTgtccttcttctccttctcaCCTTCCTTGAGCTTTTTGTTGGACCTTTGAAGAAACAGGAAAAGGGAGAGAGAGGTCAAAATGTGAAGTTAGAGGGAACTTTGTGGACCGTATTGTCACCATAAATAGAACCGTCTGACTCGAGGAACTCGTGTTTATCGGAGATTTCAACACTGTAGACCGGAGTGTTCCCCACACACTGGGCCATTATGGAGAAAGtcctttatgtttttcaaaacaagGTCATTAATAAAGGTTTTCCTGTTCATACGTGTTCCACTTCCTCAGCAGGTCTGAAAGATAACATCTTGTAAAGGCTTACATGTAAACACATCCAAGGGTGTGACTCTGCTTTTTCAAGTTGAAACTGTAAATGCTTTTGCTCCTTACACTTGAGCAGTAATGACTGATATACTGACAATatcctgaaaacattttttagaaacataaatagattttttagctcattttcaATCCAGCGcttgactttctttttgtttaagcTGCTTCTCTCTGAactgctgatgtttttcttttttaggcaTAAGCAAAAATCCTTAACTAAATggacaaaccaaaacaaaacatgtcattTCACAAAGATCCTCTTTAAAACAGGATAGTTAGGCAATAAAAAGCAGTCTGTTTTGATAACATTATTTACTTCCATTTCTATAGCTGAATCTATGAAAAATACCACAAATAATTAATGGGAAGGAAAGATTTTTCTTCCAACAAGAagaaatttttgaaaatgtgtaatACAATAGATGATTAGCTGAATGATTCTGACAGAGGTTTAATTACAGGTTTCAtcttatttgtcaaaaaaaagaagatttttttctctttctgctctccttaaattttttaaacagtAGGTTATTCTGTCATAGTTGGGTAAAGAAAAGGGGGTGCTAAAATACAAGCTAACGGTAGAAGACCTTTAAGAATGCTGTAAAACTGTttgttaaaaattacaaaaaagaaaaagtacaaataaaagaTCTGCCATGAAAGTGTAATTGAAGTTTATTCAGTTTGTCATAATTAAGACATTACAAGTGCAAACTCACACTTTGCGCTCTGCCACCTTCACCCCAGACAGCAACAAGTGCTCGTCATCCTTAGAGGACAGcatctttttctccttcttctccttctttgaCATCATCTTTTTCACCTTTGCctcctgacaaaaaaaaaacaaacaatgactgaaaaggagatttgattttaaacatcacagctaaaaaaacatttacaatccCATGTGTTAAATGTTAGTTGTCACTATTGCCTTATTTTGCTTGATTTATCCTCCCTGCAGAGAGATATGTCACAATTAAAACATGACAGGAATGCAAGGAAGAATCATTCGTTCAGCCTGACAGTTGCTCATATTTTGGAAAATACTTGGTGAAGCTTTTTGAGTGCGTTCCAGTGGGAGAAAACTCCTGATCTACTTTGCATCAGAATTCCTTCCTGCGTTTCATACATTCCTTATCAGCAAAGATGAAGCAAAGTTTTGACTTCCTTTCTTGCCAATGGAGAACTCCTAATCTCAGCTGTCAAGGTCTCGCCCTctactcctcctcctcacaTCCGGGCCGGCCTGCTCCCTCAGTGCAGAAAGGAATATTTGATTAATGGGTTTAACCTCTTTAAACCGCTCCAGTTGTTTCTTTATTCTGAGGTCAGGTTAAAAATCTTAACAAGGTGCACAATGTAGATCCGTTCATGTTCTGGACAGGAAGTTGCCTCAGCTGCTACAACAAGCAAGCGGCTTGTTTGTCCAAGAACAC is drawn from Xiphophorus hellerii strain 12219 chromosome 15, Xiphophorus_hellerii-4.1, whole genome shotgun sequence and contains these coding sequences:
- the si:ch211-225h24.2 gene encoding testis development-related protein, which gives rise to MFKKTKSKVLVDYASEEDDMSWHYHHSYKDKDLGEEEEEDAGTALAKEAKVKKMMSKKEKKEKKMLSSKDDEHLLLSGVKVAERKVSNKKLKEGEKEKKDKPEKGHCFWDNVTMTMRQISPAKKLEKMEGWEPPRLAIVSEIVPDEALIENGQNGESALSLPPDSLSVPLEIPSWGGQGFEEDSSRYANLTDSNDPAAAVRWTSRAKVKLAGISRMSRGIASESPWAGFKQ